The proteins below come from a single Numenius arquata chromosome 19, bNumArq3.hap1.1, whole genome shotgun sequence genomic window:
- the LOC141473767 gene encoding T-cell activation Rho GTPase-activating protein-like — protein sequence MGQANCCCGSREALAEAEAVLSADVRLSRGRKRSERRLLLLQEELVIAKLLPAAAQAPGQAGSGCSRRLFGQPLAALCGEDATLPQPIQELLAVLQREGPATEGIFRRAASGTSLRQLREALDRGAEVELGSQPALLLAVLLKDFLRSIPDKLLGSHLYEEWTAALEKSSREEKVEELKAVAHKLPAANLVLLKRLLCLLRHIGHNAATSRMSCSNLAICVGPNLLSPPEEDLLPLEAMLEVTQKVKVLVEFLLENAGEIFGEETAGLSPPAAEESPAPAERCREEPNVPDEAGGDAVVQSGTAEDDPW from the exons ATGGGCCAGgccaactgctgctgtggctccag GGAGGCTCTCGCCGAGGCCGAGGCGGTGCTGAGCGCGGACGTGCGGCTGAGCCGGGGCCGCAAGAGGAGCGAGaggcgccttctcctcctccaggaggaacTGGTCATCGCCAAGTTGCT cccggctgctgcccaggcGCCAGGGCAGGCGGGctccggctgcagcaggaggctctttggccagcccctggcagccctctgCGGGGAGGACGCcacgctgccccagcccatccag gagctgctggctgtgctgcagcgggaagggccggccacgGAGGGCATATTCCGCAGAGCTGCCAGCGGGACATCGCTTCGGCAGCTGCGGGAGGCCCTGGACCGCGGcgcagaggtggagctgggaagccagcctgcgctgctgctggccgtccTCTTGAAG gacttcctccgcagcATCCCCGACAAGCTCCTGGGGAGCCACCTCTACGAGGAGTGGACggcagccctggagaagagcagcagggaggagaaggtggaagagctgaaggc GGTGGCCCACAAGTTGCCTGCAGCCAATCTGGTCCTGCTGAAGCGGCTGCTGTGCCTCCTGCGGCACATCGGGCACAAcgcagccaccagcaggatgagctgcagcaacttggccatctgcgttgggcccaacctgctgagcccacccgaggaggacctgctcccgctggaggccaTGCTGGAGGTGACGCAGAAG gtgaaggtgctggtggagttcctgctgGAGAACGCCGGGGAAATCTTTGGCGAGGAGACGGCcggcctttcccctccagcagccgagGAGTCACCAGCCCCCGCGGAGAGATGCAGAG AAGAGCCAAACGTCCCCGATGAAGCTGGGGGAGATGCGGTGGTGCAGTCTGGAACGGCAGAG GATGATCCCTGGTGA